The following coding sequences are from one [Limnothrix rosea] IAM M-220 window:
- a CDS encoding Uma2 family endonuclease — MKLKLYSRVGTREYWIIDWQQQTIEIYRRSQARLELVFTLYAEDELTSPLFSDFKFKVADIF; from the coding sequence GTGAAATTGAAGCTATATTCGCGGGTTGGAACTAGAGAATATTGGATCATTGATTGGCAACAACAAACAATCGAAATTTATCGGCGATCGCAAGCCCGTTTAGAACTTGTATTTACTCTTTACGCAGAGGATGAATTAACGTCACCTTTATTCTCTGATTTCAAGTTTAAAGTTGCAGATATTTTTTAA
- the clpB gene encoding ATP-dependent chaperone ClpB, producing MQPNNPNQFTEKAWQAIAQTPDIAKHNQQQQIESEHLMQALLEQGGLAKSIFSKAEISLPRLRDRTDAFIKTQPTISKPSESVYLGRSLDTLLDRADNHKKSFGDEFISVEHLVLSYAKDDRFGKKLYQEFNLTESKLKEIITQIRGNQKVTDQNPEGKYESLEKYGRDLTELARNGKLDPVIGRDDEIRRTIQILSRRTKNNPVLIGEPGVGKTAIAEGLAQRIINHDVPESLRDRTLITLDMGSLIAGAKYRGEFEERLKAVLKEVTDSEGQVILFIDEIHTVVGAGATQGAMDAGNLLKPMLARGELRCIGATTLDEYRKYIEKDAALERRFQSVMINEPTVIDTISILRGLKERYEVHHGVTIADTALVAAAVLSNRYISDRFLPDKAIDLVDESAAKLKMEITSKPEELDEITRKVMQLEMEKLSIQKEKDVASLDRLELLEKELANLKEEQSNLNARWQSEKKILDQIRSLKEQKEQVDIEIEQAERDYNLNKAAELRYGKRTKIEAKIQEVETSLAEKQDSGEPLLKEEVLESDIAEIISKWTGIPISKLIESEKEKLLHLEDELHERVIGQEEAVTAVSEAIQRSRAGLADPNRPTASFIFLGPTGVGKTELAKALAQFLFDTEDALVRIDMSEYMEKHAVSRLMGAPPGYVGYEEGGQLTEAIRRRPYSVILFDEIEKAHADVFNVMLQILDDGRLTDSQGRTVDFKNTVIIMTSNIGSNFILDVAGDDTRYEEMRSRVMEAMTASFRPEFLNRIDELIIFHGLKKDQLREIVKLQVNRLAERLADQKLGVTLSDEAYDFIADIGYDPVYGARPLKRAVQKYVETAIAKGILKGEFVPGETINVDVKDERLTFIK from the coding sequence ATGCAACCCAATAATCCGAATCAATTTACTGAAAAGGCATGGCAGGCGATCGCCCAAACCCCGGACATCGCCAAACATAACCAGCAACAACAAATCGAAAGCGAACACCTCATGCAAGCATTGCTCGAACAGGGCGGGCTAGCAAAAAGTATTTTCTCCAAGGCTGAAATTTCGTTGCCCCGTCTTCGGGATCGCACCGACGCATTCATCAAAACCCAGCCGACAATTTCTAAACCCAGTGAATCGGTTTATCTCGGACGCAGCTTAGATACCCTCTTAGATCGAGCCGATAATCATAAAAAATCCTTTGGTGACGAGTTTATCTCGGTAGAGCACCTTGTATTGAGCTATGCCAAAGATGATCGTTTTGGGAAGAAGCTTTACCAAGAGTTTAATCTAACGGAAAGTAAATTAAAGGAAATCATTACCCAAATACGAGGCAATCAAAAGGTGACCGACCAAAATCCTGAAGGCAAATACGAATCCCTTGAAAAATATGGTCGTGATCTAACAGAACTAGCCCGCAACGGTAAGCTAGACCCCGTAATTGGTCGGGATGATGAGATCCGCCGCACGATTCAAATTCTTTCTCGCAGAACTAAAAATAATCCTGTTCTTATCGGTGAACCCGGTGTCGGTAAAACGGCGATCGCCGAAGGATTAGCCCAACGAATTATCAACCATGACGTGCCAGAGTCTCTCAGAGATCGCACTTTGATTACCCTCGATATGGGTTCTCTGATCGCTGGCGCAAAATATCGCGGTGAATTTGAAGAACGTCTCAAAGCAGTTTTGAAAGAAGTGACCGATTCTGAAGGGCAAGTGATCCTCTTTATCGACGAAATCCACACCGTTGTCGGTGCGGGTGCAACCCAAGGGGCTATGGATGCAGGGAATTTGCTCAAACCGATGTTGGCGCGGGGCGAATTGCGATGTATCGGAGCGACCACCCTCGACGAGTACCGCAAATACATTGAAAAAGATGCCGCTTTGGAGCGTCGTTTCCAGTCGGTAATGATCAACGAACCTACCGTGATTGATACGATTTCAATTTTGCGGGGTTTAAAGGAACGTTATGAAGTACACCATGGTGTAACAATTGCAGATACAGCTTTGGTAGCAGCGGCGGTGTTGTCTAACAGATATATCAGCGATCGCTTTTTGCCAGACAAAGCCATTGATTTGGTAGATGAATCTGCTGCCAAATTAAAAATGGAAATCACCTCCAAACCAGAGGAATTAGACGAAATTACTCGGAAAGTGATGCAATTAGAGATGGAAAAACTATCCATCCAAAAGGAAAAAGATGTAGCATCCCTCGACCGTCTAGAGTTACTCGAAAAAGAACTAGCTAATCTGAAAGAGGAACAATCTAATCTCAATGCCCGCTGGCAATCAGAGAAAAAAATTCTTGATCAAATCCGTTCTCTTAAAGAACAAAAAGAGCAAGTAGACATAGAAATTGAGCAAGCTGAACGGGATTATAACCTTAATAAAGCTGCTGAACTACGCTACGGAAAACGCACAAAAATAGAAGCAAAAATTCAAGAAGTTGAAACCAGTCTTGCCGAAAAACAAGACTCTGGCGAACCATTATTGAAGGAAGAAGTTTTAGAGTCAGATATTGCAGAAATCATCTCTAAATGGACTGGTATTCCCATTAGTAAGTTGATTGAGTCTGAGAAGGAAAAACTGCTCCATCTCGAAGATGAGCTGCATGAGAGAGTGATTGGTCAAGAAGAAGCTGTTACGGCCGTTTCCGAAGCGATCCAGCGATCGCGCGCCGGACTTGCTGATCCCAATCGTCCTACTGCAAGCTTTATTTTCCTTGGCCCCACCGGAGTCGGCAAAACGGAGCTGGCAAAGGCTTTAGCACAATTCCTCTTTGATACTGAGGATGCCCTTGTGCGCATCGATATGTCCGAATATATGGAGAAGCACGCGGTTTCCCGATTAATGGGAGCGCCTCCGGGATACGTCGGCTATGAAGAGGGTGGTCAGCTCACAGAAGCGATTCGTCGTCGTCCTTATTCTGTAATTCTCTTCGACGAGATCGAAAAGGCTCATGCAGATGTCTTTAATGTGATGCTGCAAATTCTCGATGATGGTCGCCTCACCGATTCCCAAGGTCGCACGGTCGATTTTAAAAATACTGTGATCATTATGACCAGTAATATTGGCTCGAATTTTATTCTCGATGTGGCAGGGGATGACACTCGCTACGAGGAGATGCGATCGCGGGTGATGGAGGCTATGACGGCTAGTTTCCGCCCAGAATTCCTTAACCGTATTGATGAACTGATCATTTTCCACGGTCTCAAAAAGGATCAACTCCGCGAAATCGTCAAACTACAGGTAAATCGCCTCGCTGAACGCCTCGCTGACCAAAAACTTGGTGTGACTCTCTCTGATGAAGCCTATGACTTTATTGCAGATATTGGCTATGACCCGGTTTACGGCGCGCGACCTCTCAAACGGGCGGTTCAAAAATATGTCGAAACGGCGATCGCCAAAGGTATTCTAAAAGGCGAATTTGTGCCCGGTGAAACCATTAATGTCGATGTCAAAGACGAACGACTTACTTTCATCAAATAA
- the mraY gene encoding phospho-N-acetylmuramoyl-pentapeptide-transferase, protein MDAKFSPTNTIFQPTGNQLLGLLTALLVGLTFAVKLFETSVTMPLWLPLIVSGAIAAAFGFWVVPLLQRLKTGQIIREEGPQAHLKKAGTPTMGGLIFLPVGIISGLFFSGFNGEAIAVALVTTAYGLIGWVDDWQVLRLKSNKGISPKTKLVLQIAVAVVFCLWLAFTRPELTTIEFFAGLTLPLSFLFWALAGFAMVAESNATNLTDGVDGLAGGTGAIALLGIGLLALPEHPALTLFCVCMGGACLGFIVHNRNPAKVFMGDTGSLALGGTLAAVGILSGNIWGLLIISGIFCLETLSVIAQVSYYKATKDANGIGKRLFKMAPIHHHLELSGWAETQIVGSFYLVSTLLVIVSFFIT, encoded by the coding sequence GTGGACGCAAAATTTTCTCCTACCAATACAATCTTTCAGCCAACTGGCAATCAATTATTAGGGTTATTAACGGCTCTTTTAGTGGGTTTAACCTTCGCGGTAAAGCTGTTTGAAACATCGGTGACGATGCCATTATGGTTACCCCTGATTGTCTCTGGGGCGATCGCCGCCGCCTTTGGTTTTTGGGTTGTACCGTTACTACAACGGTTGAAAACGGGACAAATTATCCGTGAGGAAGGCCCCCAAGCCCATCTCAAAAAAGCCGGCACGCCGACAATGGGAGGCTTGATTTTTCTGCCCGTTGGAATTATTTCTGGCCTCTTTTTTTCTGGCTTTAATGGTGAGGCGATCGCCGTTGCATTGGTGACGACTGCCTACGGTTTAATTGGCTGGGTTGATGATTGGCAAGTCTTGCGTCTGAAATCCAATAAGGGTATTTCCCCCAAAACAAAACTCGTTTTACAAATTGCCGTTGCTGTTGTCTTTTGTCTTTGGCTGGCGTTTACTCGTCCGGAACTCACAACCATTGAATTTTTTGCAGGTTTGACTTTGCCTCTGAGTTTTCTTTTTTGGGCATTGGCTGGCTTTGCGATGGTTGCAGAAAGTAATGCCACAAATTTGACTGATGGTGTTGATGGTCTCGCTGGCGGCACTGGGGCGATCGCCTTACTCGGTATCGGTCTTTTAGCCTTACCAGAACATCCTGCCCTAACCCTGTTTTGTGTTTGTATGGGTGGCGCTTGCCTCGGCTTTATCGTCCACAACCGTAACCCAGCAAAAGTCTTTATGGGCGATACCGGTTCCCTCGCCCTTGGTGGCACCCTCGCCGCAGTCGGTATCCTGAGCGGCAACATTTGGGGACTACTTATCATTAGCGGTATTTTTTGTCTTGAAACCCTCTCCGTCATTGCCCAAGTCAGCTATTACAAAGCCACAAAAGACGCAAACGGCATCGGTAAACGCCTCTTTAAAATGGCTCCTATCCACCATCACCTCGAACTGAGTGGTTGGGCCGAAACTCAAATTGTGGGAAGTTTTTATCTTGTGAGTACCCTACTTGTGATTGTCAGCTTTTTTATCACTTAA
- a CDS encoding alpha/beta fold hydrolase: MTLVEKKITVNGLEWFYRETETKVEKRLPILFLHGLPSQSFSWCEVMSKLEAANFYSIAPDWIGSGFSGFPSTREFSYVPEAFCDALKDFLEAVNIERCHIVVQGYLGHVGIIFALNNPDICDRLAILNSPLLPSSKLPWKMKQWGIPFVGDMLTQDPLLVDRTLEGGSGFVISDENLDVYRKPFLTTSAAGRSLMATVKRMDLSTVLPPTLTGLKERQEKTLFLWGMQDEWLDNEGLKKWVKSETSHQWVSLNEAKHYPQEHFADEIAPELSRFFAG; encoded by the coding sequence ATGACACTCGTTGAAAAAAAGATTACGGTTAACGGTCTGGAATGGTTTTACCGAGAGACGGAAACTAAGGTTGAAAAACGGTTACCAATTCTTTTTCTGCATGGTTTACCCTCCCAAAGTTTTAGCTGGTGTGAGGTGATGTCAAAGCTAGAAGCCGCTAATTTTTACAGTATTGCGCCGGACTGGATTGGGTCTGGTTTTTCAGGGTTTCCTAGCACGCGGGAATTTTCCTATGTTCCTGAGGCTTTTTGTGATGCCCTCAAAGATTTTTTAGAAGCTGTAAATATTGAGCGCTGCCACATTGTTGTTCAGGGGTATCTTGGCCATGTCGGGATTATTTTTGCATTGAATAATCCAGATATCTGCGATCGCCTTGCCATCCTGAATTCGCCGCTACTTCCCTCCAGCAAACTACCCTGGAAAATGAAACAGTGGGGCATCCCCTTTGTGGGGGATATGCTAACCCAAGATCCCTTACTCGTTGACCGTACCCTTGAAGGGGGCAGTGGTTTTGTGATTAGCGACGAAAATCTTGATGTTTACCGTAAACCTTTTCTCACAACATCGGCAGCTGGGCGATCGCTGATGGCGACAGTTAAACGCATGGATTTATCTACCGTTTTACCCCCGACTCTAACAGGCTTAAAAGAGCGTCAAGAAAAAACATTATTCCTCTGGGGAATGCAAGACGAATGGCTCGATAATGAGGGTTTAAAAAAGTGGGTAAAATCTGAAACTTCCCATCAATGGGTTTCCCTTAATGAGGCGAAGCATTATCCCCAAGAACATTTCGCTGATGAAATTGCGCCAGAACTGAGCAGATTTTTCGCGGGTTAG
- the psbQ gene encoding photosystem II protein PsbQ, translating into MMLRLRSVLSLLLVVITTFLVSCSSPTVKVPDTYTPDRLSQIETFLIPVDEARKGMNTLGEFVKDDNWIDTRTYIHGPFGFLRRDLTYLANTLLPSDKAKAKELVDEIFAHLERLDAAAKDNNSAVTNNEYRNALADFDAYLDLVPTEAS; encoded by the coding sequence ATGATGTTACGTCTACGGTCTGTCTTATCCTTGCTGTTAGTGGTTATTACCACTTTTCTCGTTAGTTGCTCTAGCCCCACGGTTAAAGTACCTGATACTTACACTCCTGATCGCCTGTCCCAAATCGAAACATTCTTAATCCCCGTTGATGAAGCCCGCAAAGGTATGAATACCCTAGGTGAATTCGTCAAGGATGATAACTGGATCGACACTCGCACTTACATCCACGGCCCCTTTGGCTTCTTGCGCCGTGATCTTACTTATTTAGCGAATACTCTTCTTCCGAGCGACAAGGCAAAAGCAAAAGAGTTAGTTGATGAAATTTTTGCTCATCTAGAGCGCCTCGATGCGGCGGCGAAGGACAATAATTCTGCGGTCACTAACAACGAATATCGCAATGCTTTAGCTGATTTCGATGCTTACCTTGACCTTGTGCCGACGGAAGCTAGCTAG
- the mrdA gene encoding penicillin-binding protein 2 — protein sequence MTLISPIAKVKRKENGRTVGQGARPWTIMCMVTLALLGGMGARLAFLQLVQGQELQQIARKNSVRLAPKPPVRGNIFDRHGKILATTKLAHSAYVWPVARTKPNWETTRNLLGELIGMTPDEIETFLDEHNVYSTEPIPIARNLTTAQITAIEEFHSELDGVEVIIEPIRDYPEGNAASHVLGYTRELTPEEFEKRKSEGYRLQDYIGKLGLEAALEPRLRGEWGGQEIQVDRDGRFVKVLGEVPSKAGEDITLTIDLELQKVAQQVLGERLGAIVALDPRNGEVLAMASFPGFDPNIFSRRISPEEWEEVTAQGDPFINRAIRGFPPASTYKVVTAIAGMESGKYPPNTVLQTTPYLAAAGVQFYEWNKAGFGAAGYVRSMQWSSNTFYGQIGRGVKGETLIDWSRRLGFGSLSGIELEEETPGLIPDNSWTNERLGRDWHVGDTINMSIGQGLTLATPLQIARMFAVPANGGYLVTPHLVKTADLPKENLNLKKSTIETLQKGLRAVVSGGTGQVMNASGIPPSAGKSGTAEAPPRENHAWFGAYAPHDNPEIVVVVFAEHSGGGGGSVAGPMVRDVTKAYFDLKKKRAAGALGETAASGETVDVTASDPET from the coding sequence ATGACCCTCATTTCTCCCATTGCCAAAGTCAAACGCAAAGAAAATGGTCGCACCGTAGGGCAAGGTGCAAGACCTTGGACAATTATGTGTATGGTTACCCTCGCTTTACTGGGTGGTATGGGAGCACGGCTTGCCTTTTTGCAGCTCGTTCAGGGTCAAGAACTCCAGCAAATTGCCCGGAAAAATAGTGTGCGCTTAGCGCCTAAACCGCCGGTTCGTGGCAATATATTTGACCGTCATGGCAAAATTTTGGCGACCACAAAGCTGGCTCACTCTGCCTATGTTTGGCCCGTTGCCCGCACAAAACCGAATTGGGAAACGACGAGAAATCTCCTCGGTGAGTTGATCGGGATGACCCCCGATGAAATTGAGACTTTTCTGGATGAGCATAATGTGTATTCCACAGAGCCCATCCCCATTGCCCGGAATCTAACGACGGCTCAAATTACGGCGATCGAGGAATTCCATTCGGAGTTAGATGGTGTCGAAGTCATTATCGAACCGATTCGCGACTATCCAGAGGGCAATGCAGCATCCCATGTGTTGGGCTATACCCGTGAGCTAACACCCGAAGAGTTTGAAAAGCGTAAGTCAGAAGGGTATCGATTACAAGATTATATTGGCAAACTCGGTTTGGAGGCAGCGCTAGAGCCGCGACTGCGGGGTGAATGGGGCGGACAGGAAATTCAAGTTGACCGCGATGGTCGTTTTGTGAAAGTCTTGGGAGAAGTGCCGTCTAAGGCTGGTGAAGATATTACGCTAACCATTGATCTTGAGTTGCAGAAGGTAGCCCAGCAAGTTCTTGGTGAACGCCTAGGAGCTATTGTTGCCCTCGATCCGCGTAATGGGGAAGTTTTGGCGATGGCGAGTTTTCCGGGCTTTGATCCAAATATTTTTTCCCGACGTATTTCGCCAGAGGAATGGGAAGAGGTGACAGCCCAGGGTGATCCTTTTATTAATCGGGCAATCCGGGGTTTTCCGCCGGCTTCAACTTATAAAGTCGTCACGGCGATCGCCGGGATGGAGTCAGGGAAATATCCCCCCAATACAGTGCTACAGACAACCCCTTATCTCGCAGCGGCGGGGGTGCAATTTTATGAATGGAATAAAGCAGGTTTCGGGGCAGCAGGCTATGTGCGTTCCATGCAATGGAGTAGTAATACCTTTTATGGGCAAATTGGTCGCGGTGTAAAAGGTGAAACCCTCATTGATTGGTCACGGCGTTTAGGATTTGGCTCACTGTCAGGGATTGAATTGGAAGAAGAAACCCCCGGACTCATTCCAGACAATAGCTGGACAAATGAACGACTGGGTCGTGATTGGCATGTGGGCGATACCATTAATATGTCCATTGGCCAGGGTTTGACCTTGGCAACGCCGTTACAAATTGCCCGGATGTTTGCTGTGCCTGCGAATGGTGGCTATCTTGTGACCCCTCATTTAGTGAAGACAGCTGACCTACCGAAAGAAAATTTAAATCTGAAAAAATCAACAATAGAAACACTACAAAAGGGTTTAAGAGCTGTGGTTAGTGGTGGTACAGGTCAAGTCATGAATGCGAGTGGTATCCCTCCCTCGGCGGGCAAAAGTGGTACGGCGGAAGCGCCACCCCGGGAAAATCATGCTTGGTTTGGTGCCTATGCGCCCCACGATAATCCTGAAATTGTAGTGGTGGTTTTTGCGGAACACTCTGGTGGTGGTGGTGGCTCTGTGGCTGGACCGATGGTGCGTGATGTGACGAAAGCTTATTTTGATCTCAAGAAAAAACGGGCGGCTGGTGCATTGGGAGAGACGGCTGCTTCTGGGGAAACGGTGGATGTCACAGCTTCTGATCCGGAAACCTAG